One window from the genome of Salvia splendens isolate huo1 chromosome 9, SspV2, whole genome shotgun sequence encodes:
- the LOC121747938 gene encoding inactive poly [ADP-ribose] polymerase RCD1-like — protein sequence MNTKFEKVLDSGRSVVVDLKRKRPELCIIPSKGATHVPFTLQCPPVSSINKINKWRKLDGSINKYCSFTLPSGKGLLNNYSNFKKSGNLQRLMYHDNGEWNDFSLDIVTHVNKDLLVGKPAIEVEFNGNKILLDFLYMMQLDLNTGMHRPIAWIDACGNCFFPEIFSDYDETNSYDNEFSEGEGAKDMRKLPFGSSGINLHLEIAIDGLDNESSGESNVIVEQVHAHESAAPRNIDDETDDSCTEASYEGANVKCEDSQQIEVQVVSPVPSSLRSDTVKELFVKSISSAAAEIVEMHHCTSILMKSRLELFEKQVEITKKYRGDANVQYAWLPCLKESVSSILKYGLGHYKPLKMKPFNGMGIHLIPANGTPISIGCLDVDENDTRHMVFCRVIMGNMELVSGGSTQFHPSSEEFDSGVDKLPNPNRYAVWDMNVTSHVYPECAISFKMTSDVEEPVFGKESMVNLPVFNTCFKGPQNQMAGKTFQARTPKSPWMPFPMLLAAISSKIPSQHMDLVKTNYLLFRNKSISRDTFVKKLRTIVGDNLLKSAITSLQCKLPSNSNGETVCS from the exons ATGAACACAAAGTTCGAAAAGGTATTGGATAGTGGCAGAAGTGTTGTTGTTGATCTGAAGAGAAAGAGGCCAGAACTGTGCATCATCCCTTCAAAGGGAGCTACTCATGTGCCATTCACTCTGCAATGCCCTCCAGTATCATCTATCAATAAGATCAACAAGTGGAGGAAACTAGATGGATCCATAAACAAGTATTGCAGTTTTACCTTGCCATCTGGGAAGGGTCTGCTTAATAATTATTCCAACTTTAAGAAAAGTGGGAATTTGCAGCGCTTGATGTATCATGACAATGGTGAGTGGAATGATTTTTCCCTTGACATCGTTACGCATGTCAACAAGGATCTTCTTGTTGGCAAGCCTGCAATTGAAGTGGAGTTTAATGGAAACAAGATCCTGCTTGATTTCTTGTATATGATGCAGTTGGACCTGAATACTGGCATGCATCGGCCTATTGCTTGGATTGATGCCTGTGGAAACTGTTTTTTCCCTGAAATATTTAGTGATTATGATGAAACAAATAGTTATGACAATGAATTTTCTGAAGGCGAAGGTGCTAAAGATATGAGAAAGCTGCCTTTTGGTTCCAGTGGTATAAACTTGCATTTGGAGATTGCTATTGATGGATTAGATAATGAGTCTAGTGGAGAATCAAATGTGATTGTCGAGCAGGTACATGCTCATGAGAGTGCTGCTCCTAGAAATATTGATGATGAAACTGATGATAGTTGCACCGAGGCATCGTATGAGGGTGCCAATGTGAAATGTGAGGACAGTCAGCAAATTGAAGTTCAAGTGGTTAGTCCTGTACCTAGCTCATTGAGAAGTGACACTGTGAAGGAGCTGTTTGTAAAAAGTATTAGCTCAGCTGCTGCGGAGATTGTGGAGATGCATCATTGTACAAGTATTTTGATGAAAAGTCGGTTGGAACTATTTGAAAAACAGGTGGAAATCACAAAAAAGTACCGTGGAGATGCAAATGTTCAGTATGCTTGGCTTCCTTGTTTGAAAGAATCTGTTTCAAGTATACTAAAGTATGGGCTAGGGCATTACAAGCCCTTGAAGATGAAACCATTCAATGGTATGGGGATACATCTAATCCCTGCAAATGGTACACCGATCAG TATTGGTTGTTTAGACGTTGATGAAAATGATACACGGCATATGGTATTCTGCCGTGTTATAATGGGAAATATGGAGCTTGTTAGTGGTGGATCAACTCAATTCCATCCCAGTAGTGAGGAATTTGATAGTGGTGTCGACAAACTTCCAAATCCAAATCGTTATGCCGTATGGGATATGAATGTGACTTCTCACGTCTACCCTGAATGTGCAATTAGTTTCAAGATGACTTCTGATGTTGAAG AACCTGTttttgggaaagaaagcatGGTTAATCTCCCTGTCTTCAATACTTGTTTCAAAGGACCTCAAAACCAG ATGGCAGGGAAAACATTTCAAGCTAGGACCCCTAAGAGTCCTTGGATGCCATTTCCTATGCTTTTAGCTGCCATTTCAAGCAAAATCCCTTCTCAGCACATGGACCTTGTGAAGACCAACTATTTGTTGTTCAGA AATAAAAGTATTAGCCGGGATACGTTTGTGAAGAAATTGAGGACAATTGTTGGTGATAATTTACTGAAGTCAGCAATAACAAGTCTTCAGTGCAAG TTGCCATCGAACTCCAACGGTGAAACGGTTTGCAGCTAA